The sequence GGTGGCAACGGCACCGTCGCCGGCAAGGTGACCGCCGCGGGCACCATCGCCCCGGGTGGCACCAGCGCGGCCGGCACCCTCACCGCCGGTGCCACCACCCTGACCGGCACCCTCGCCATCGAGGTGAACGGCGGCAGCGCCGACGCCCTCCAGGTGAACGGCAACTTCGACATCACCGGCGCCACCTTGAGCGTGTCCCTGCTCGGCGGCGGCTTCACCGCCCCGTCCTACACCATCGCCCAATACACCGGCACCCTCACCGGCACCTTCGCCTCCGTGCCCGTCGGCTACGCCGTGGCCTACAACGCTGGTATCGGCGGCAACCAGATCGTGCTCACCCAGGTGGCGGGCTACGATACCTGGGCCTCCGGCGCGGGCCTCACGGTCTTGAACAACGGCTTGTCCGACGATCCGGACCACGACGGTATCCCGAACCTGCTGGAATACATCCTCGGCGGCAACCCGCTGGTTTCCTCCAGCGCCCCGCTTCCGGTCCGCAGCGAGAACGCCACCAACGTCCTGCTCACCTTCAAGCGCAGCGACGCCTCCGAAGGTGACACCACCCTGAAGGCCCAGTGGAGCACCAACCTCTCCACCTGGACGGACATCGCCATCGGTGCCTCCAGCTCCAGCGGCGTCACGGTCACCGAGAACGGCTCCGCCGACGATGACGTGGTCGTCTCCGTGCCGAAGTCCAATGCCGTGGGCGGCAAACTCTTCGTCCGCCTCAAGGCCACGAAGTAAGCCAGGGACCCGGGGCCTTTCCGTCCCGTTTCCTCGATGTGAAGGCGCGCGGGGTGCCCCTCTCCAAGGGGGGCACCCCGTGTCGTATGGTGGCTCTTCTCCACGTGGCCACGTTCGGGAGAACGTGGGCGGTGAAGATCCGCCAACACCCCCGCACCTCCGGTCCGCGTTATAGGCGCCGGGGTGAATCGGCAATCCACCCAGCCCCAACGGGGCGTCATGTGACAGCCCGGGGCATCGCCCCGGGGACTGGACGTGGATGGCGACGAGCCCTGTAAGGGCGGAATGACGGGGGCAAACGGCATCATCGCCAGCATTCCGCCCTTACAGGACTCGGTCCTTTCCTCCCTCGTGCCCCCAGGGCGATGCCCTGGGCTGTCACATGACGCCCCGTTGGGGCTGACCATGCCGCCGATGGTTGTGGAAGCCGATGTTGCGGAGGGTGTCTTCCGGGGCAGCCGGGTGACGGGGCCACGGTTACCAGTGGCACCGCGTGGAGGCTCGGTGGTGGCGGATGTTTTCCATAGTCCAATGAGGGTCACGGCGGTGATCGCCGTTGGCAGGATTTCTCCCTCGTTCCGATGAAGCTGAAACGTTTCCTTCCGGCCCTGCTGGGCTCCACCGTGGTGCTCTCCCCCCTGGCCGCGTCCGCCGCGAGCCAGTACTTCGACACCACCAATGCCAGCGGCCTCACCGCCGGAACGGCTACCTGGGACACGGGCGTCACCGCCGCGTGGGCGAACAGCGCCGCACCGGGTACGGCGTCTCCAGTAGTTTGGATCGCCGGGAGCGACGCGTTCTTCCAGACCGGCGGCACGAACACCGTGACCGTCAGCGGCACGGTGGATGCGAACTCGCTCACCCAGACGGTGAACGGCACCGCCACCACCATCGGCGGCGGTACCCTCCAGATCGGCGCGGGCGGCGTGGCGAACACCGGCAACCAAACGCTCGTCCTGAACTCCGCCATCACCCTGACCGCGGGCCAGGCCTGGAACGCCGCCAGCGCGATCACCGTGGGCGGCGCGATCGGCGGCACCGGCTTCGGCATCACGAAGAACGGCACCGGCGCGCTCACCTTCTCCGCCGGGAACGGCTACACCGGCGCGACCTCGGTGGCCAATGGCAACCTCACCCTCGCGGCCGCGGGCGGCACCATCGCCAACTCCGACCTGACCATCGGCACCGGCACCGGCACGGGAAACAACGTCTCGTTCACCATCGCCGCGCCGACTGCCGCCGGCTCGGTCCAGCGGACCAAGAGCCTGTCATGGAACGGCGGCGTGCTGGGCGGCAACAACGGCAGCGCCTTCGTGGTGAATGGATCGTCGGCTGGAAACACCATCGAGAACTTCGGCGTCCTCACGCTCTCCTCCGGCGTGCTGCGCGGCTCGGTGGCGGCGAACGCGGCGTCCAACACCCGGCTCGTGTTCGACAGCGCCAGCCGCTCGGCCGGCACCACGCTCTACCTCGGCCGCAGCACCACCGCCATCGGCGGCAGCACGATCGCCAGCCAGACCGCGAACACGGCGAACGTCGTCTTCACCACCGCGCCCGCGCTGTCCGGAAACGGCGGCACCGGCACCAGCGTCAGCATCGTTCCGTGGGCGGATGTCGGCACCGTGCTGGCCACCTACGATGCCACCAATGGCCTGCGCGCGCTGAACACCTCCACCGAAATGGCCACCCTGGCCAGCGGTATGAGCCTCGGCACCGGCACCGCCGGCCAGAACGCGAAGGTCTCCGCGAACACCTCGCTGGCCGCGGACACCACCGTCAACTCGCTCTACGGCACCGGAGGCACCGTCAGCTTCGGCTCGGACGCCACGCGGCTCAACGTGTCCAGCGGCGCGATCCTCGCCAGCGTCGGCTTCACGATCGGCTCCGGCACCGCGGGCGGAAACGGCATCGTCGATTTCAAGACCGCCGAGGGCCACATCTTCGTCGAGAACACCCGCACGCTCACCGTCAACAGCGCCATCGCCGGCTCCGGCGGACTCACCGTCTACCTGGACAATTTCAACGCCAGCTCCGCCAACCTCGTCCTGGCCGGGGCGAACACCTACACCGGGGTCACCACCTTCTCGGGGAACAATGCCGCGCTCACCGTGCGCCTCACCCACTCGCTGGCGCTGCAGAACACCACGCTCGATTACAACAACTACGGCGCCTCTCTCTCCTTCGGCAATGGCGGCACCACCGGCCAGACCGCCTACACCTTCGGCGGGCTGAAAGGCGCGCAGGGGATCACGCTGGCGAACAACAACACCACCGCCGCCGCCGTGGCCCTCACCGTGGGCGGCAATGGCGACACCACCACCTACAGCGGCAACCTGCAGAACGGCTCCGGCGGGGCCGCCGGTGGCAGCCTGGTGAAGACCGGCACCGGCACGCTCACCCTTTCCGGCACGAACACCTACTCCGGCGGCACCACCGTGTCCGCGGGCGGGCTCCGTGCCGCGAACGTCTCGGCCGTCGGCACCGGCCCGGTGTTGGTCAATGGCGGCTCGCTCACCACCGCGGTGGCGAATCTCGGCACCGGCGCGCTCACCTTGCAGTCCGGATCGATCTCCGCGAACGATGCCGCCACCGGCACCTTCACCCTGGGCGTGAACCAGGCCTTCACCATGAGCGGCGGCACGCTGGCGCTCTCGTTCGCCTCCGCCTCCAGCTACGACCAGATCCTCGGCAGCGGCACCGGCACCTTCTCGTTGACCGGTGGCAATCTCGACCTGACCAACTCGGTCACCGACTACACCGCCAGCTATCAGGTTCTCAGCGGCTTTGCCTCCGGCTCCTCCAGCGGGATCAGCATCATCAACTACAACACCGCGAACTACCTCGCGAACCTCAGCAATTCCGGCCTGCTCACCTTCACCGCTGTCCCGGAGCCCGGCACCTGCCTCCTTGG comes from Luteolibacter sp. LG18 and encodes:
- a CDS encoding autotransporter-associated beta strand repeat-containing protein, encoding MKLKRFLPALLGSTVVLSPLAASAASQYFDTTNASGLTAGTATWDTGVTAAWANSAAPGTASPVVWIAGSDAFFQTGGTNTVTVSGTVDANSLTQTVNGTATTIGGGTLQIGAGGVANTGNQTLVLNSAITLTAGQAWNAASAITVGGAIGGTGFGITKNGTGALTFSAGNGYTGATSVANGNLTLAAAGGTIANSDLTIGTGTGTGNNVSFTIAAPTAAGSVQRTKSLSWNGGVLGGNNGSAFVVNGSSAGNTIENFGVLTLSSGVLRGSVAANAASNTRLVFDSASRSAGTTLYLGRSTTAIGGSTIASQTANTANVVFTTAPALSGNGGTGTSVSIVPWADVGTVLATYDATNGLRALNTSTEMATLASGMSLGTGTAGQNAKVSANTSLAADTTVNSLYGTGGTVSFGSDATRLNVSSGAILASVGFTIGSGTAGGNGIVDFKTAEGHIFVENTRTLTVNSAIAGSGGLTVYLDNFNASSANLVLAGANTYTGVTTFSGNNAALTVRLTHSLALQNTTLDYNNYGASLSFGNGGTTGQTAYTFGGLKGAQGITLANNNTTAAAVALTVGGNGDTTTYSGNLQNGSGGAAGGSLVKTGTGTLTLSGTNTYSGGTTVSAGGLRAANVSAVGTGPVLVNGGSLTTAVANLGTGALTLQSGSISANDAATGTFTLGVNQAFTMSGGTLALSFASASSYDQILGSGTGTFSLTGGNLDLTNSVTDYTASYQVLSGFASGSSSGISIINYNTANYLANLSNSGLLTFTAVPEPGTCLLGGLATLLLLRRRRQ